catggacgtaagccatggtggaatagacaatccGCTTATTCGTGGACCTCTTGTGGGtgaagccctccgtggactcgtgCAACcgctaccctccgtgggttgaagtctccactaacgtggacatacgatagcaccatcTATCGGAATCACGCCAAAAATCACTTGTCATTCTTTGCGCTTGATCTTCCtatactctactccttacttacatgtgcaatgtctttactttccgcttccATATATGTTGACGAGCATGTGTAggatgcactagacttgttagaattgctaaaatatgCCAACAATTAAATTTGGGAAAAGTCTAAGTTTTAatatgtcaagtagtctattcaccccctctctagacatcccttctcgTGATCCCACAAGCACTCATAAcaaaccaacacttgccccatccattttctgagaaagaaccgcctattcatgtgttgagatcaagatattccactacaatcatatgaatcttgatttttaGCCTCCTcaaattgctttccacccaatcaatctattctaccaagccaaatatgTAAGAGGGTGATTGAgtgatgaggagactatcttttgaagcacaagagcaaggagttcatcatacataccacatctattaccttttggagagtggtgtctcctaggttggttaggtgtcgcttggggccTCCGACTACGTGTGGAGttgaccaagaagtttgtaagggcaaggagatcgtctactttgtgaagatctaccccgagtgaggctagtccttcgtggacataaTCCATGATGGAAtaaacaaggttgcttcttcgtagACTCTTCGTggatggagccctctgtggactctcgcggccgttatcctctgtgggttgaagtcttcatcaacaaccacctatcagaaccacgcaAAAAATTTCCgtgtcatctttgcgtttgatcttcctatctccACTCGTTactttcatgtgcatgtctttacttttcgctgACATACTCGTTGACTTGCATGTATAGGATgtgctagacttgttagaattactAAAACTTGTCAACCAATAAGATTGAGAAAATGTtagattttttattttgttaagttATCTATTCACTTCCCTCTAGACTTCCTTCTGGATCACACAGTCCTAAACCGTAAATCAGCCGTTGTCTAAAGAGCGATCAATTATATGAAAAATAGATTAGGGCATGCTGACTTTACTTATAACCTTATACTTACACTTAGATCTTGTCTTAACTTTTAACATAGCCCTACTTCTAGTAGACACCATCACGTCCAAACGGATTGGCAACCTGCATCGTGAGTCTATTATACAACTAAGGTCCTTAACGTCGTGTAGGGTTGCTTCAGTTCTTAACGATTGCTCCACACAAACGCACTGGACGTTTATAACACATAAATTGCAAGTGTAGTAAAACCAACATCAATCTAAACTTCTTTCGGATACAAATCGAATGATACGAGTTTCATGATATTTAACTTCAATTTTGCTAACTAAAATCTGCGGTTAAAATTTTGACCCAAAAAAAAAAGGTGACTTGGGCCCGGGGTATATAATGTACAGCTTCCCATAAGCGCATCCAGAGCTCAAAATTTGAGAAGCAAAGAAGTAGCAACGAAAAGGGAAAGAAACAGACCCGGATAGCACGCACACGTTCCGCACAGCTTCCGCGATCGATCGCTCCAACGGCTAACTCAGCGTCATCGCGACGCCGTTCCGCCCCCTCCCGTTAAATGTCAAGCGACCGGGACTCGAACGCGCGGCGCCCAGCCACAGGCACACACAAGAAAGAAACAGGGGAGGCAGGAGGCGACTTAACCCTACTCTACTCCCCCCTGACCAGAGGAGCGCCCCCCCTCCCGATGGACGGGGCCGCCGCCCACGTCGCCGCCGACTCGGCGGAGGCCGACAGGGCCTCCTCCTCGGCGTCGTCTGCCGGCTcggcctcccggcactcccgcccGCACAGGGGGATTCACctgcggcggcgccggcggccgcTGTCCGTTCGGAGAGGAGAGGGCGGCGaaggcgacggcggcggccgcAAGGGCGCCGCAGACGCCGTGCAGGACCTCGCGCTGCCGCTGGGGATGTCCTTCGCGGCGGTTCTCGCCCAGGTGAGCGCctcctctgtttttttttttggCTTCTGCTGCTGTTCCTTGATTGGTAGGCCGCCCAAAGATCCGATTTTTAAGCCCCTCCTGCAGTTCTGCTCGATTGCTAATTTAATATGGTCTTGGGCTTAATTTTGTTCTGCATAGACCCGGAACGCACCTCTGATCAATTGGATGAGAATCTTCcctcaaataaataaataaattggaTGACAATCTGTAAACTGCTGACATGTTACCATAATTTAATTTAGCCGGATATTTGCGCACCTTTGTTCTCAGGAGCACTGACTGCTCAGGAGTACAAATACTTTGTTCTTTTCGTGGAAGTGCAGAAACAATTAATACGGTGGgaattgtttgttcttttgtgggtAGAACGATATTTTTGTGTGTGTTCCAGTTTATTCAAATGATTGTCATGGTGATGTGCAGTTATGAAGTTTCCAATAACATGCCCAGTTTGGGCCACCATTCAGAAAAAATGTGGTAGAATGGGTAGGAAAAAAATTTAAATAGGGTTTAATGTGGTTTTCCAGTGCCTATTTGTATTTTACCAGAATCTTTTAAATGTACCCAAAAAAAATCTGGAACACATCTAAATGCGTGTCATTTTATAATGGGCGGCgaaggcgacggcggcggctgcaAGGGCGCCGCAGACGCCGTGCAGGACCTCATGCTGCCGTTGGGGATGTCCTTCGCGGTGGTTCTCGCTCAGGTGAGCGCCTCCTCTGGTTTTTTGGTCCTGCTGCCGTTCCTTGATTGGTAGGCCGCCCAAAGATCCGATTTTTTTTGCCCCTAGTGCCATTCTGCGGATTAACACCTTGCTTCATGGTCCTCGATTGCTAATTTTACAACGGTCTTGGGGTTAATTCTGTTCTTCATAGACTTGGAACGGACCTGTGATCAATTGGATGACAATCTCTAAACTGGTGACATGCTATAATTCAATTTTGCCAGATATTTGCAGCTTTATTCAGCATGATGCTTTTATTCaggagtacaaaaatacttagttCTTTTGCTAAACGTGCGGAAGCATTTAATACGGCGGGAATTTCTTGTTCTTTTGTGCGGAAAACgatgtttttttgtgtgttccaGTTTATTCAAATTATTGTTGTGGTGCTGTGCACTTGAGTAGTTAATGATATTTCGAATAACATGCCCAGTTTGGGCCACCATTCTGAACAATTGTGGTAGAATGGATAGGATTTTTTTTAATGGATTTTAATGTGGTTTTCCAGTGCCTATTTGTATTTTGCCAGAATCTTTTAAATGTACCAAAAAATCTCGAACACATCTAAATGCGTGTCATTTTATATCGTGAGAAGAATCTAAAGAGTGTGCGAAGTACAAACCTACCCAAAAAATCAGGGAAAAAAAAACTGAAATGAAACAGCAGAGGAAAGCTAATCTAATATAACTAAAATTTGCTAAACAGAACACCAAACCCCCAAGCTGCAGCTACAGTCGATCTTGGGGGCACGCGTGGTGGGGCAAATGACAAGGGTACCACATGCTGTTAGTAAACACAAAAAGTCTCTCCGTGAGTGATTTTTGTTAACGTGGTTCACTGCAAAAGCAATTTATTTATTAATTCCGCTATTATTTCCTGAGTCAGACATCCGTGCAGTTTGTAGGGTTTTGAGTTTCACGTGTTATTAAGGAAGGAAACACACAATTTTGTTAGGGTGCTGCTCGCTCTGGGCATCAACAATGCAAACGTAATAGTTCCATTTTATGACTAGATATAACTTATGAGTTCCATGATTTGATAATAAATAGCCATTTTTATTTCTCTTGCTCTGCTGACAAAAAAGTTTGACCTTTGAATGTACCTTTTGAAGTCTATCCTTCAGCATAATGCTGTTGGATTTAATGCTTTCAGTGGTTATGGCTTAGTTTGTGGTTGCTGAACTGTACTGCTCTGAACTTATTTTTATAACCTGTTGTGGAAAAATAgccacaaaagaaaaaatattttggtTAGCCGAACAATAGGCAAAAGTTGGTACCGCAAAAAAATATCATAATCCCCAACGTGTCATTTTTAGTGCTTTCAATGATTTCTTTCTTCATAACTTTTATTAATTTGGAACTAGGAGCATCAGCATCTTACTTGGGGCTGATATGTGTATCATAGAAATTAACATCTCAGTATTTATATTTTTTAGTTGATCGAGTCCACTGACATATTTGTCATGGTATGTATAGGTATGAACACAATATGTCTTAATTGATAGAGTTCACTcacatatcttagatttatcatggTCTAGTAGAAATGCATTCCACAAATATTCAGCCAAACATAACTAGTTACCGAATAACTGTAGTGAAATTATGTGGGAGTTGGAAAGCCAGTGATCAGCTCCTAATGCTCATGTGTGTATGTATGGTGTGTGTTCTCAGAAGTATGAACTAGGCTTGTCATTCGTAATCTTCTTATTCAGTAATTAACTTTTATTAGGGGAAGAAAGTTACTAGTTACAATACTTAGTCCTAATTCCTGAATAACAAGGACACATCTTTTCCATTATAGGTTCTGAATAAAAGCGGCGGTTCTGGAAGCAGATTACAACCTGATTTTCTTTCAAAGGTGTGCACTTCATATCCCGTCTTTTTACTTTTTCCGCAAGTGGTTGCTTCAGATAGAAATTAACCATGGGTCCTTAACACTGAATTTGGATGCAGATGTGTACCTCAGCTGTGAAGGAGTCCTTGACAAATGTATGACTGGTTCAACTTGTTCAATGCTCTGCTTCGACTGGTTTGGTATATCTGACATAACTTTTCTGTAGATATATGGAGACAGGTTTGATAGTTTCATTGGAAACTTTGAGAAATCATTTGGCAGTACACTGAGGACCCTTCATCTACTCAACGAGGTACCTGCCTGTGAGCAAGATATCCCTCAATGTTCTCACGGTGATGGTAATCCTGTGGCGGAGACCAAATTGAGTGGTGCTGATTCACATGGCCCAATACCTGATGTCCAGCAGAATACACTCTTGAATTCCATGAATAATCAGATTATTCTTCACACGAATGTCAATCAACAGCTGATTCAGCTACCTCGTAGCAGATCTAGTCCAGAATGTGATCAGGACATCCTTAATGTGTTTGAGAGATCTCTGAATGAGCAAGTTCGTTCAAATGAGCTCAAAGAACTCGAAATAGGGCTTAATATGAGAAAGTTGCAACTAAAGCAATCTCATTTAGCTCTGAGCTCCTACTCACACATGTTAGAGAAGATCAAGATCTCTATGGGATTTCAGAAAGCTGCTTTCAGAGAGGAGAAATTAAAGACTCAAATGGAGGATAGAAGACATGCTGAACTCCTCAAGAGGCTTATAGATATGCTTCTGACAGCAGTAGTTTTTATGTCTGCCTGTTTCGGATATGGAACATATATTTATTCGTACCAGCGGATAACCGCTGTTACTGCAGCCTGTGCAGCTGCTTCAAGGGTATGTGCCAGTGTCTTTAGTTACTTACTAGGAATATTTGACCAAAGATAGGCTCATCTCCTTTTATTCTGACTTGTTTTGCAGGAGTCCAAATCATGGTGGATGCCAAATTCTGTATCATCTTTGAACTCAGGATTACTGTTTTTCAGATGTCATCTGATTGCAGCAACAAGGATATCATTCGGCATGCTGATGATTCTATTGATTGGTTGGTTGATATTCCAGCGTTCTGCGATGACTGGACCCAATATGCCAATAACATTTAATCTCGTGTTATTGGGAGGTGTTTGTGGTTTTGTTGGAAGGTTCTGCGTTGACACACTAGGCGGGGATGGAAATGTTTGGCTGCTATTCTGGGAAATCCTTTGTGCCATCCATTTACTTGGAAACAGCTACCCGTCTCTTCTATATCGTGGCCTGTATGGTCCTATTTCTGTGACACACAGACCCAGGGCTGTTGGTTTGCCGTATTGGGTTCGCCGGTACATATTTTACGCTGTGCTGTCCTTGATCCTTCCATGCTTGGCTGGTTTGTTGCCGTTCGCATCTCTATCAGACTGGAGGGAACATGCAGTTGAATATATGATGTCCAGATTCACTGGAAATGACATTGAGACTTGAGAGATCAGATGTGGCCATTAGCATGGGAGCAGAAACCTGAGAAGTTTCATCAGGCAGAGCAACAATGAGCACATGCGCAAGATTGGACCTGTTTTGTGAAGAtgaagtcaatgtagtaaaagTGTCATCTTCTGGCCTGAATCTCCCTTCCTACTTAATCATCTGGTGAACCAGGTTTTGAtggttggattcttttgtcacagCCGTTATGTAATTCGCCTATGTAATTTCTTCCCTTTGGGAAATACATCATCATGGATGGTTGTGCTCTTTAGCTGTCTATGTGTTATGGCTCTGATGTTGTGTGGACATTGCCCTTAGTGAATCCATTGGTTTATTCTTTTGTCCTCAGCAACATCATGTGTTCGACATATTTCATTTGGCTGGTCGGCAGCTGGCATATATGCAGAAGTCCCCTTTTTCAGTCCGATTCCAGATTGTGAGCTGTTTGGTTAGGGACAGTTCTCTTGCCACAGGATTAGTTGTAAATTGTAATGTCAACAAGTATGACATATTGATTTCATTTGGTTGATCAGATGTAAAGTGTAACGATTTCATTTGTTTTTTCTCTGTCACTTGTAAATTGTAAGGTTGATGTATCTTATTCTGTTTGACAATGAAAAAACtgaatttatttatttcattGAGTGCTTGTAATTCatttgtactccttccattcacaAACATAATTAAATGTGTCCATGTACATCTGATTCAGAAAAAAAAACTCCCTCTTATCCATATTAATTGTTGCAATTTTAGTACAAAATTGAACTAAATCAACGACAATTAATATGAATTGAAAGGGGTAGAACATCTTCCTCTGCTCCATGCACCCACGCCGTGGTCGTTGACTTGACTTCCAGTGCGGCGCTCGGCGTCATCAAGAGGCTAGGGATCCTCGAGTACACCCTGTTTCACCTCCAGCGCCGCCACGTTGGCCGCCTTCGTCCAGCTTGTTGCTCCCTCCGTCGTGTGTTGGGCGGCTAAGTTGGGGCTCTGCAGTTTAGGTGCGAGCAGATTGGACGAGTGCCTGCGCAGTCCTTTCTTTCAAAAACGAAATACTTCCTCTGTTTCAAAATAAATGTTcaggttaagacacttattttgagatggaGGGGAGTAGAATTCGGCAATCGATCCTTGAGGAGGGAGGCCCAAGCTTCAAGGAGGTCCTGTAATTAATTTGTCCATTTTGTCTCCATGGAAGGAAGGAGTTGCCAGTGGTGAGGTGTGCCGTTGCTGGGTGGCGCAGTAGGTGGAGGGAGCAGGACGCTCTCGACGCCGCACGTTGTCTATGTGGCTGCGCGTCCGCACGCCGGCAACCTGCAGTACtaccctaagagcatctccagccgcgcCCAACAGCCCCCCTAGGGCGTGTTTTTTCCGCCAACGCCAAAAAATCCCCCTAATCGCGCCCCAGGATGTTGATTTCCGTCGGTTTGGCCCATTTTTTGGCCCGGCGATCCCAGGGCGGACCCAGTGCACGAAGGGGGGCTTGGGGCGACGCGTGAGCCACCACTGTCAGGCGAAAAATGTTTTTTCCACCTCCAGATTAGCCCCCCGTGTGCACTACACCTTTCGTCGCCGTGCCGATCCCAGCGCCGTCCACCTGCCTACCGCCGCTAGAAAGGCCATCTCCCCGCCGAGAAAGAGAGGGTTCACCGCGGCATCGCTCCTTGCTTCCGGGCAAGCTTTTCCGCCCCTCCGGCCACGCAAGCGGGAATATGGGCGGCTGCGCGCCTACAACGCCTGCGAGGTGTTCGGCGATTTGTCTCGGCGATGGactccgacgacgaggaggcgttCGCGGCGCTGCTGAGGAGGAAGCCGATACCGACACCCAGGACGAAGAGCACCTCATGGTCCTCGCCGCTCTGTCCAGCCTGTTCGGGAGCAATGCAAAGCCGTGGCGAGGTGGCTCGGTGTCGGGCCGGCTGAAGGCAAAACAGAGGCATTGACTGGAAAGCTATTGGTTGCTCTACGCCGATTACTTTGCCGATGCTCCTTCTTTGGTATGCTAGGAACTCATAATGACATCAAACGTATTGAAGTGCTCGAATGTTTTTGCCAAGcttgttgaaggtcatgctcCTCCGGTGAACTTCGAGGTCTATGGGCGCCATTACAACAAGGGATCCTACCTAGCAGATGATATCTATCCGAGATGGTCCACATTTGTGAAGACTAACTCAAACCCTGTGCGAGGAGGCAAGAACTCCTACTTTGCCAAGTGTCAAGAGGTTTGCATGAAGGATATCGAGTAGGAatttggtgtgcttcaatctTGATTTGCTGTTGTCCAATATCTCGCTCAGACCTGGTCAAAAGATCAAATGTGGGAAGTCAATACTTGCTGTGTCatcctgcacaacatgatcattgagcGAGCGGGAAGAGCCAGTGTTTGACACAGAACCATATCACAAGTAGGATCCTCTTGCCCAAGTTGATCATCAGCTATCGGCAACCTGGACTGTCTTCCTCAACATGCGTCAGGAGATCCGAGATCCACAAGTGCATCGACAACTGTAGCACAatttggtggagcacctatggagGCTCAAGAGCAACGCCTAACTCGATGtgtgatgaattatgagtttttaTTTGTTGAACTATTTAGATTTGTATTGATTTGTTAAACAATTTTGATTTATGAATTGTGTGATAAAAAATAAGCATTTATTGAATTTGTGCCCAAGCAAGT
This genomic stretch from Hordeum vulgare subsp. vulgare chromosome 6H, MorexV3_pseudomolecules_assembly, whole genome shotgun sequence harbors:
- the LOC123401404 gene encoding protein CPR-5-like isoform X2, with translation MGGEGDGGGCKGAADAVQDLMLPLGMSFAVVLAQVLNKSGGSGSRLQPDFLSKMCTSAVKESLTNIYGDRFDSFIGNFEKSFGSTLRTLHLLNEVPACEQDIPQCSHGDGNPVAETKLSGADSHGPIPDVQQNTLLNSMNNQIILHTNVNQQLIQLPRSRSSPECDQDILNVFERSLNEQVRSNELKELEIGLNMRKLQLKQSHLALSSYSHMLEKIKISMGFQKAAFREEKLKTQMEDRRHAELLKRLIDMLLTAVVFMSACFGYGTYIYSYQRITAVTAACAAASRESKSWWMPNSVSSLNSGLLFFRCHLIAATRISFGMLMILLIGWLIFQRSAMTGPNMPITFNLVLLGGVCGFVGRFCVDTLGGDGNVWLLFWEILCAIHLLGNSYPSLLYRGLYGPISVTHRPRAVGLPYWVRRYIFYAVLSLILPCLAGLLPFASLSDWREHAVEYMMSRFTGNDIET
- the LOC123401404 gene encoding protein CPR-5-like isoform X1; this translates as MDGAAAHVAADSAEADRASSSASSAGSASRHSRPHRGIHLRRRRRPLSVRRGEGGEGDGGGRKGAADAVQDLALPLGMSFAAVLAQVLNKSGGSGSRLQPDFLSKMCTSAVKESLTNIYGDRFDSFIGNFEKSFGSTLRTLHLLNEVPACEQDIPQCSHGDGNPVAETKLSGADSHGPIPDVQQNTLLNSMNNQIILHTNVNQQLIQLPRSRSSPECDQDILNVFERSLNEQVRSNELKELEIGLNMRKLQLKQSHLALSSYSHMLEKIKISMGFQKAAFREEKLKTQMEDRRHAELLKRLIDMLLTAVVFMSACFGYGTYIYSYQRITAVTAACAAASRESKSWWMPNSVSSLNSGLLFFRCHLIAATRISFGMLMILLIGWLIFQRSAMTGPNMPITFNLVLLGGVCGFVGRFCVDTLGGDGNVWLLFWEILCAIHLLGNSYPSLLYRGLYGPISVTHRPRAVGLPYWVRRYIFYAVLSLILPCLAGLLPFASLSDWREHAVEYMMSRFTGNDIET